A genomic segment from Peribacillus sp. ACCC06369 encodes:
- a CDS encoding spore coat protein, whose product MEMDFLDPQGAEHMPEMADSSFALDFLLSIKSGIHTYGIALSETANPALRKALYQQMEQSIDLHGELSDLMIRKGWLYPNDVGKQVELDLKSADMAVSIAGMNLFPNDTDRLGMFATPNK is encoded by the coding sequence ATGGAAATGGATTTTTTAGATCCTCAAGGCGCTGAACATATGCCGGAAATGGCTGATTCCTCTTTCGCGCTAGATTTTCTACTCTCTATCAAAAGTGGGATTCATACTTATGGTATTGCATTATCTGAAACAGCGAATCCCGCATTGAGAAAAGCATTGTACCAGCAAATGGAGCAATCTATTGACTTACATGGTGAGTTATCCGATTTAATGATCAGGAAGGGCTGGCTTTATCCGAACGATGTAGGTAAACAGGTGGAATTAGATTTGAAATCAGCCGATATGGCGGTTAGTATCGCTGGAATGAATCTTTTCCCGAATGATACTGACAGACTCGGCATGTTCGCAACGCCGAATAAATAA
- a CDS encoding zinc-dependent alcohol dehydrogenase encodes MKAVTYQGNKNVQVKEVKDPNIKNSDDIIVKVTTSAICGSDLHLIHQLIPNMPTDYVIGHEPMGVVEEVGPGVTKVKKGDRVIIPFNVSCGSCWYCDHDLTSQCDNSNPHGEMGGFFGYSETTGGYAGGQAEYMRVPYGNFTPFKIPEDCEVEDEKLVLLADAASTAFWSVDHAGVKSGDTVIVLGCGPVGLLTQKFAWFKGAKRVIAVDHLDYRLEHAKRTNKVETVNFAQYENTGEYLKEITKGGADIVIDCSGMSGKMTPMEYLASGLKLHGGAMGGIVIASQAVRKAGTIQITGVYGGRYNGFPLGDIFQRNVDIKTGQAPVIPYMPYLYKLISEGKVDPGDVVTHVLPIDQAKHGYEVFDTRTDGCIKVVLKP; translated from the coding sequence ATGAAAGCCGTAACTTACCAGGGCAATAAAAATGTACAGGTTAAAGAAGTTAAAGACCCTAACATCAAAAATTCGGATGATATTATTGTAAAAGTCACTACTTCAGCGATTTGCGGCTCCGATTTGCACTTAATTCATCAATTAATTCCCAATATGCCTACAGATTATGTGATTGGTCATGAGCCGATGGGGGTTGTTGAGGAAGTTGGACCAGGGGTAACTAAGGTAAAGAAGGGAGACCGGGTCATTATTCCCTTTAACGTTAGCTGCGGGAGCTGCTGGTATTGCGACCACGACCTTACAAGTCAGTGCGATAATTCAAATCCTCATGGGGAAATGGGTGGTTTTTTTGGATACTCTGAAACAACTGGTGGGTATGCGGGCGGGCAAGCTGAATATATGCGTGTTCCTTATGGAAACTTTACCCCTTTCAAAATCCCAGAAGACTGCGAGGTAGAAGATGAAAAATTGGTGTTGCTCGCTGATGCAGCATCCACAGCATTCTGGAGTGTAGATCACGCAGGTGTCAAATCTGGCGATACGGTTATCGTTTTAGGCTGTGGTCCTGTAGGTCTACTTACTCAAAAATTCGCTTGGTTTAAAGGGGCGAAAAGAGTGATTGCTGTCGACCATCTCGATTATCGTTTAGAGCATGCAAAAAGGACAAATAAAGTCGAAACCGTAAATTTTGCACAATATGAAAACACTGGCGAATACCTTAAAGAAATCACTAAAGGTGGTGCAGATATCGTTATTGACTGTTCCGGAATGAGTGGCAAAATGACTCCGATGGAATATCTTGCATCGGGTCTTAAATTACATGGGGGAGCCATGGGAGGGATTGTAATTGCGTCCCAAGCCGTGCGTAAGGCGGGAACCATACAAATAACAGGCGTTTATGGCGGCCGTTATAATGGATTCCCCCTAGGAGATATTTTCCAAAGAAACGTGGATATTAAAACCGGTCAGGCTCCTGTAATTCCTTATATGCCCTACCTTTATAAACTAATATCAGAAGGAAAAGTAGATCCTGGCGATGTTGTAACCCATGTACTTCCAATTGACCAAGCAAAGCATGGGTATGAAGTATTTGATACAAGGACAGATGGATGTATTAAAGTGGTCCTTAAGCCATAA
- a CDS encoding GntR family transcriptional regulator, which yields MIKEKERGETTEYVYNLLKEKIFEWDLSPGQKINISHLTREINISAIPLREALSRLNSENLVILEPNKGYRVSDILDTENMAKMLEARILLETHAVRNIIRLNNVSVTEEMAALTDEMFSTNTGASNKKILDFTHLDQQFHHAIMNAGGNPFLFEAYKGMHCHLHIGRFYHVKGEIDQKDAPSEHMEIIEAIRTRDVYRAEIAISSHIQDSIDRLLERTKR from the coding sequence ATGATAAAGGAAAAAGAACGCGGAGAGACAACGGAATATGTCTACAATTTATTAAAAGAAAAGATTTTTGAATGGGATTTATCGCCGGGACAAAAAATCAATATCAGCCACTTAACCCGGGAAATCAACATTAGCGCCATACCTCTCAGAGAAGCATTATCTCGTCTGAACTCTGAGAACTTAGTCATCTTAGAACCAAATAAGGGGTATCGGGTCAGTGACATATTAGATACTGAAAATATGGCGAAAATGTTAGAGGCCCGGATATTACTGGAGACGCATGCGGTCCGGAATATTATCCGCTTAAATAATGTAAGCGTGACGGAAGAAATGGCCGCGCTTACAGATGAAATGTTTTCCACAAACACAGGTGCTTCCAACAAAAAAATACTAGATTTTACTCATTTAGATCAACAATTTCATCATGCCATCATGAACGCTGGAGGAAATCCGTTTTTATTTGAAGCATATAAAGGCATGCACTGTCATCTTCATATAGGCCGGTTTTATCACGTCAAAGGTGAGATCGACCAAAAAGACGCACCATCGGAACATATGGAAATCATTGAGGCCATCCGGACAAGGGATGTATACAGGGCCGAGATTGCGATCTCCAGCCACATACAGGATTCCATAGATCGTTTATTGGAGAGGACAAAAAGATAA